The following proteins are encoded in a genomic region of Lactiplantibacillus plantarum:
- a CDS encoding ankyrin repeat domain-containing protein, whose product MLVYNAFSAVRDGTFDQFKNYYSGNVDETDKFEGLNLLCMAMTNDDNPEEKLKIVHFLLQAGIDVNFVTKSEHRNALHYFYNCVWRPNPKFAMEITKLLVENGIDVNSVDKYGHVPLFYAVFDNDLDTKENEELYFYLLKAGSDYRLRDPFGKSIIDYARETNERTGFLDIVKEYENGKK is encoded by the coding sequence GTGCTAGTTTACAATGCTTTTAGTGCGGTAAGAGATGGAACATTTGATCAGTTTAAAAATTATTATTCTGGCAATGTGGATGAGACTGATAAGTTTGAAGGACTTAATTTATTATGCATGGCAATGACAAACGATGACAATCCTGAGGAAAAGTTAAAGATTGTTCATTTTTTGTTACAAGCAGGTATTGATGTTAACTTTGTCACCAAGAGTGAACATCGAAACGCATTACATTATTTTTACAATTGTGTATGGCGTCCAAATCCTAAGTTTGCTATGGAAATTACGAAACTATTAGTCGAGAACGGCATCGATGTAAATAGCGTTGATAAGTATGGACATGTACCACTGTTTTATGCGGTTTTTGATAATGATTTGGATACTAAGGAAAATGAAGAGTTATATTTTTATCTATTAAAGGCGGGCTCAGATTATCGTTTGCGTGATCCATTTGGGAAATCCATTATAGATTATGCACGAGAAACCAACGAGAGGACTGGTTTTTTAGATATTGTAAAAGAGTATGAAAACGGCAAAAAATGA
- a CDS encoding GH-E family nuclease: MFNLYKNRKMTLKDFQFNPKNSRLETPSANRSHKYETR; this comes from the coding sequence ATGTTCAATCTATATAAAAATAGGAAGATGACATTGAAGGATTTTCAATTTAATCCCAAAAACTCTAGATTAGAAACTCCGTCTGCTAATCGGAGTCATAAATATGAAACGAGGTAA